A single window of Gossypium arboreum isolate Shixiya-1 chromosome 13, ASM2569848v2, whole genome shotgun sequence DNA harbors:
- the LOC108461867 gene encoding mitotic checkpoint protein BUB3.2: protein MTSAHPPPAPGRELSNPPTDGISNLRFSNHSDHLLVSSWDKTVRLYDASADSLRGEFMHGGPVLDCCFHDDSSGFSASADNTVRRIVFSHGKEDILGRHDAPVRCIEYSYAAGQVITGSWDKTLKCWDPRGTSGQERTLVGTYPQPERVYSLSLVGNRLVVATAGRQVNVYDLRNMSQPEQRRESSLKYQTRCVRCYPNGTGYALSSVEGRVAMEFFDISEASQAKKYAFKCHRKSEAGRDIVYPVNAIAFHPVYGTFATGGCDGFVNVWDGNNKKRLYQYSKYPTSIAALSFSRDGRLLAVASSYTFEEGEKPHEPDAIFVRSVNEIEVKPKPKVYPNPPA from the exons ATGACATCCGCCCACCCGCCGCCGGCACCGGGACGCGAGCTCTCCAATCCTCCGACTGATGGGATCTCGAACCTCCGATTCTCCAACCACAGCGATCACCTACTCGTCTCCTCATGGGATAAG ACTGTGAGATTGTATGACGCGAGTGCCGATTCATTACGAGGAGAGTTCATGCACGGTGGGCCTGTACTCGATTGTTGCTTCCATGATGATTCCTCTGGATTTAGTGCCAGCGCTGATAATACGGTTAGGAG GATAGTGTTTAGCCATGGAAAGGAGGATATTTTAGGTAGACATGATGCTCCCGTGCGTTGTATAGAGTACTCTTATGCAGCAG GACAAGTTATCACAGGCAGTTGGGACAAGACATTGAAATGTTGGGATCCAAGAGGTACAAGTGGCCAGGAGCGTACTCTTGTTGGCACATACCCACAGCCTGAGCGAGTTTACTCATTATCTCTTGTTGGAAATCGTTTAGTTGTGGCAACTGCAGGAAGACAAGTAAATGTTTACGATCTGCGGAATATGTCGCAACCTGAGCAACGAAGAGAATCTTCATTGAAATATCAAACTAGGTGTGTGAGATGTTATCCGAATGGAACAG GATACGCTCTTAGTTCGGTTGAAGGGCGGGTGGCAATGGAGTTCTTTGATATTTCAGAGGCCAGTCAAGCCAAAAA ATATGCCTTTAAGTGCCATCGGAAATCTGAGGCTGGACGGGACATTGTATATCCAGTAAATGCTATTGCATTCCATCCCGT CTATGGTACATTTGCAACTGGAGGTTGTGATGGTTTTGTTAATGTGTGGGATGGAAACAATAAGAAGAGGCTGTATCAG TACTCAAAGTACCCAACAAGCATTGCAGCTCTTTCGTTCAGTAGAGATGGACGATTGTTGGCTGTGGCATCAAGTTACACGTTTGAAGAGGGGGAGAAGCC ACATGAACCGGATGCCATTTTCGTTCGAAGTGTAAACGAAATAGAAGTCAAGCCAAAACCAAAAGTGTACCCTAACCCTCCAGCATAG